A window of the Salegentibacter mishustinae genome harbors these coding sequences:
- a CDS encoding MltF family protein, with product MLGCSKGDRDSADAVFGSKREAKPYKVSKDLEAIKEDGVLHAITIYNSTSYFLYKGVPMGFEYELLSRLAKNLGLKLKITIAEDIDDLFDMLNNGKGDLIAYGLTITEPRKKLVSFTENHYVTHQALVQRMPDNWRSLPGYKIDKQLISNTLELSNDTVWVRENSSYAERIKNLENEIGADIPVAHINGNVTTDEIIKMVVDGEIERTVADYNIASINKTYYPILNIDTRVSFSQRIAWAVRQNSPELLKAINKWINKEKKSDDYYVIYNKYFKNTRSNRSRIKSDFYSKNSNKISKYDDIIKENASKLGWDWRFLSSQVYQESRFDPTAESWAGATGLIQLMPATAKEVGVNNNYNPEQNIRGGVKYLDRMRDNFEAVEDSIQKVKFTLAAFNCGAGHVYDAMRLAEKHGKNPNIWDENVEEYILKLKDRKYYLDDVVRHGFVRGREPYNYVRDIFLRYEHYKKFIEE from the coding sequence TTGTTAGGTTGCTCCAAAGGAGATAGAGATTCTGCTGACGCAGTATTTGGAAGCAAACGTGAAGCTAAACCTTATAAGGTTTCTAAAGATCTTGAAGCCATAAAAGAAGATGGCGTTTTACACGCGATAACCATCTACAATTCTACAAGCTATTTTTTATATAAAGGAGTCCCTATGGGCTTCGAGTATGAGTTGCTATCGCGCCTCGCCAAAAACTTAGGTTTAAAGCTGAAAATCACCATTGCCGAAGATATTGATGATCTATTTGATATGCTGAACAATGGTAAGGGTGACTTAATTGCATATGGTTTAACCATAACCGAACCCAGAAAAAAGCTGGTGAGTTTTACAGAAAATCATTACGTAACCCACCAGGCTTTAGTACAACGAATGCCCGATAACTGGCGCTCCCTACCCGGCTATAAGATAGATAAACAACTAATTTCAAACACGCTAGAATTAAGCAACGATACCGTTTGGGTTAGGGAAAATTCATCTTATGCTGAAAGAATTAAAAACTTAGAAAATGAGATTGGTGCCGACATTCCGGTAGCGCATATTAACGGAAATGTCACTACAGATGAAATAATTAAAATGGTAGTGGATGGCGAAATCGAGAGAACAGTTGCTGATTACAATATTGCATCTATCAACAAAACCTACTACCCTATTCTAAATATTGATACCCGTGTTTCGTTTTCTCAACGTATAGCATGGGCAGTAAGACAGAATTCTCCAGAATTACTCAAGGCGATAAATAAGTGGATAAACAAAGAGAAAAAATCAGACGATTATTATGTGATTTATAATAAATATTTTAAAAATACCAGGTCTAACAGGAGTAGGATTAAAAGCGATTTTTACAGTAAAAACAGCAATAAGATTAGTAAATACGACGATATTATTAAAGAAAATGCTTCTAAATTAGGATGGGACTGGCGCTTCCTTTCTTCCCAGGTTTACCAGGAATCCAGATTTGATCCTACAGCAGAATCCTGGGCAGGTGCAACCGGCTTAATACAACTAATGCCGGCAACGGCAAAAGAAGTTGGTGTGAATAACAATTACAATCCAGAACAAAATATAAGAGGAGGCGTAAAGTATTTAGACAGGATGCGCGATAATTTTGAAGCTGTTGAAGATTCTATTCAAAAAGTAAAATTTACACTAGCCGCTTTCAACTGTGGTGCAGGTCATGTATACGATGCTATGCGTCTAGCTGAAAAACATGGTAAAAATCCCAATATATGGGACGAAAATGTAGAAGAATATATACTGAAATTAAAAGACAGGAAATACTACCTGGATGATGTGGTTAGACACGGTTTTGTT